One genomic region from Natrinema caseinilyticum encodes:
- a CDS encoding mechanosensitive ion channel family protein produces the protein MLPYYPAQAQVPEWLQDPVAEFVTFLPRLLGAVIILAIGWIVGRLAGRVVRRIADGIELDRMVLETPLGRILGGTEQAVSGAFGKLAKWFVYGLAVLAAANALAIATLSEWVSTAVSYLPAFVAGLLVIVLGFVVADFIGDAIERTRAATQTAYTTWFATGARVFLYFTAIVIGLDTMGIDVGILYVFARALAWGLGAAVAIGVGVAFGWGGKDYVAENIGGWMGRTNEITPSEQSTGGRSSGNQRQRQDREPGSEPGPGPGDDD, from the coding sequence ATGTTACCGTACTATCCCGCACAGGCACAGGTACCCGAATGGCTGCAAGACCCCGTCGCCGAGTTCGTCACGTTCCTCCCTCGACTGCTCGGTGCGGTGATAATCCTCGCCATCGGTTGGATCGTCGGTCGGCTGGCAGGACGCGTCGTCCGGCGAATCGCCGACGGTATCGAACTCGATCGAATGGTGCTCGAGACGCCGCTCGGTCGCATCCTCGGGGGGACGGAACAGGCCGTTTCGGGAGCGTTCGGAAAACTCGCGAAGTGGTTCGTGTACGGCCTAGCGGTGCTGGCCGCCGCGAACGCGCTCGCCATCGCCACGCTATCGGAGTGGGTTTCGACGGCGGTGTCGTACCTCCCGGCGTTCGTCGCCGGGTTGCTGGTCATCGTCCTCGGGTTCGTCGTCGCTGACTTCATCGGCGATGCGATCGAGCGGACCCGCGCGGCGACCCAGACCGCTTACACCACCTGGTTCGCCACCGGTGCCCGGGTGTTCCTGTACTTCACGGCGATCGTTATCGGCCTCGATACGATGGGGATCGACGTCGGCATCCTCTACGTGTTCGCGCGAGCGCTCGCGTGGGGCCTCGGCGCGGCCGTCGCGATCGGCGTCGGCGTCGCCTTCGGTTGGGGTGGCAAAGACTACGTCGCCGAAAACATCGGGGGCTGGATGGGCCGAACGAACGAGATCACGCCGAGCGAGCAGTCCACCGGCGGGCGCTCGAGCGGCAATCAGCGCCAGCGCCAGGACCGCGAACCGGGCTCCGAGCCCGGGCCCGGACCCGGTGACGACGACTGA